From Rubrivirga sp. SAORIC476, a single genomic window includes:
- a CDS encoding pyridoxine 5'-phosphate synthase, with protein MTRLSVNLNKAALMRNARGGDRPDLSRLGRLAVEAGAVGLTLHPRPDGRHALDSDVAALAAWLPAAGHELNVEGNPFEGPATHGDYAFPGFMALLRQTRPTQATLVPDAQGQRTSDHGWDLTRDGPRLRPLVAELRAQGARVSLFLDPDPAAVRVAADLGADRVELYTGPYAWAHARGDAEAELDRHRAAAETAAEVGLTVNAGHDLDLGNLAPYLRAVPGVAEVSIGQALLADALVMGLDATVRAYVEVIQTAHDAA; from the coding sequence GTGACCCGCCTCAGCGTCAACCTGAACAAGGCCGCCCTCATGCGCAACGCGCGCGGCGGCGACCGCCCCGACCTCTCCCGCCTCGGTCGCCTCGCCGTGGAGGCCGGGGCCGTCGGCCTGACGCTGCACCCCCGGCCCGACGGCCGCCACGCGCTCGACAGCGACGTGGCCGCGCTCGCGGCGTGGCTCCCGGCAGCGGGCCACGAACTCAACGTGGAGGGCAACCCGTTCGAGGGTCCCGCCACCCACGGGGACTACGCGTTTCCGGGCTTCATGGCGCTCCTCCGCCAGACGCGCCCCACGCAGGCGACGCTCGTGCCGGACGCGCAGGGCCAGCGCACCAGCGACCACGGCTGGGACCTCACCCGCGACGGCCCCCGCCTCCGCCCGCTCGTCGCCGAGCTTCGGGCGCAGGGCGCGCGCGTGAGCCTCTTCCTCGACCCCGACCCGGCCGCCGTCCGCGTCGCCGCCGACCTCGGGGCCGACCGCGTGGAGCTCTACACCGGCCCCTACGCCTGGGCCCACGCCCGTGGCGACGCCGAGGCGGAACTCGACCGCCACCGCGCCGCCGCGGAGACCGCCGCAGAAGTGGGGCTGACCGTCAACGCGGGGCACGACCTCGACCTCGGCAACCTCGCCCCTTACCTCCGTGCCGTGCCCGGTGTCGCGGAGGTCTCCATCGGGCAGGCCCTCCTCGCCGACGCGCTCGTGATGGGGCTCGACGCGACCGTCCGCGCCTACGTCGAGGTGATCCAGACGGCGCACGACGCGGCGTGA